The nucleotide window GTCTACTGGAGTGCTCATGTAAGTAAGAGAGAACGTTTTGATAATGTTTAATTAAGTTAACATATTACGACATCCACCACTTAGAAGGTGGGTTGAAAGAAAGGTATGGTCTTGATTCAGGAAAACGTGCCGCGTATTTTCTGCTGCCGGACTGGACTGCTCTTTCCACAAACCCCCTTATTGTTTGGTATTAGTACTGTTAACGTTGGTTCTATTAAAAACGAAGGCAACTCACCACCACCGGCCAAGCCACTGGTATTTGAGACATAGTCTCCACCACAAGAGCAGAAGAAGCTTCCCACAGTGTTTGTGCAATTTTGATAGCATCCACCATTGTTGGCTGCACATTCGTCCACATCTGTGATATAAACAAAAACGATTCAAGAGAAAAATGGGTAATTTTTTTGGAATAGATTTGTCAACCAAAATCACAATCAATGAGTGCCTTTGAATCTCTCGCATTATATTTTGTAATGTATGAAAAGTATGAGCGAAAACTTGAAGTTATAATCAAACTCCACTTACCATCACAAGACAGACCGTCGGAATTCAAGACGAAACCGTCACGGCAAGAACAGACGAAGCTCCCCACGGTGTTTGTGCAATTTTGAGCACatccaccattgtttgatgcaCATTCGTCCACATCTgtgtgaaaaagaaaaacattcaaGAGAAGAATGGGTCATCTTTAGCAATACCGTTACAATTGTCAATCATTTAAGCAAAATAACAAACAAGCAGCGTCTTTTGAATATATATTCTAATGTGTGAAACGTATGAGCGAAACATTTTAAAACTTGTAGTTCTGATCAAACTCCACCCACCATCACAAGACAACCCGTCGGCATTCAAGACGAAACCGTCACGGCAAGAACAGACGAAGCTCCCCACGGTGTTTGTGCAGGTTTGAGCACATCCACCATTTTTAGATGCACATTCGTCCACATCTGTAACCAAACAATTAGATTGGTCCCATACTTTGTATCTTAATTTTCTTTAACAAAAAAATAGCCTTATGCCTTTGGGGACTGTTGGAAACGGCTAAACTACAGCTAACAAAGCCAGATTTCAGACTAGCAAAAGGAAATAACTTTGGAGACAAACCGTTTTTGCATTTCTGCAGATTTCATTGTATCCACTGTGATGTTTAATTTGTCAAAATCAGAAGTATGGAAAGATATGCCTGTTTCAGTTAAAATCAGTTGTAAGTCTATGACCGTACCTTTATTTGATCCACAGGGACAGTCTCGGCCAGGCATCCCATCACGGCCGTCTCTGCCAGGGATTCCGGGCGGACCTTGCAAACACGCTGAAGACAAACAAGAAatagagttcggagacctcatatcgccatgaaatatgttgattatgcaaatgacattcacatttgcataatctatgcttgacCAAGTACACCTTTCActgacttacacaggtcacaatgttaatagtccaatcatttaccacttagaagaattatagccctttgcattaattattcaaatgtttggcataattggtacctgctAATGTTctacttgccataaactacatgttaaatGTGAGTCATATAGtggaaaaacactgcaaatataaattttcctcattaactatgtAAATTATGcgtcaatttgcataatccgtTCTttctctgttcagttattctccttgaaagatttggacaaaaatgcccttgcagttccagaacaagctgctgggaggggggcaaacctacaccacttctttcttacatcacaagctatctgcaaccaaaatatcaagaccatagcatatcaaggtcaaaagatacaaaaacagaagttctgctgcagtgccaaggtcacataccagggggcccaaaattgaccttgattttcatcataatccatccagatgttattgagttatgctgactacaatagtccggaaacacacacgcacacgcacagaGAGAAACACCCAAAACTATGTCTCCGTTTTTCAACATGCCATGTAGCATGAAACGTACTGTatcgaactgacaatgtagcgaaacaactggGAAccataaagaaacaaaatgtaccGCGCGAGACAAATATGCACTGCAGCGCGTCACACAGGTCGGGTTGCACTTACATGTAGTGTATGTAGTATCAAACATCAGTATAGCTTCACTATTTGTTGTTCTGTGTACAATGCCAGAGAGGTTACACGAGAAGTCAAAAGGAGGCGTGGTTTGAACGCTCCTTCACTGTGATGGACTCAGGCTGTGTATCTGCGCATTATATTTGTATTGAGTGTGCACCAAAGTAGATAGCTTGAACTTTgtaaagataaagaaatgatACGATGGAAACACAGAATATCACTGTACTCATACCGATGCCTACATTACCTCAACTTGTAAACAAGATCCGTACTTACCACCTGCCCCATAGCCAGCCGGCCAGGTCACGGAGTTTACCACCCTCTTCACTCGATGACCAACACCGCTTTTTCCAGGCCCCTCCTATCATGTAAGAGAGAAATAACGATGAGGAGTACATCGTCATTAAGAGAGCGAAAGAGACTCAGTAGCTATCAATAggtttagataccaggctatGACATCGCGGGAGCAAAAACAAATTAGCAACAGCTAATTTTACCTGTTGATTGCGGCATTGTGTTTGGATCTTTGCCTCCAGGGCTTGGAGCCGCTCCTTCAGGAATGTCACCTCAACCTCTCGCTGTGCATTCATGGCTGCCACTTGCTTGTCGTAGTCGACCACTTTCTTCTGGTAGTCTGACACGGCGTCTTTCAGCGTTGACAACTCCTCTATCTCCCGGCCCTGGACGGCCACACGCTCTCTCAGCCGCGCCCCTTCTTGGATCACCAGGACGATGATGATTACCGACATGCACGCCGTCAGGAGTTGGACCAGCGAGGCCAAGGCAAAGTTCCCATGTCCGCGACGACGGCTAAAATAACCATCGCTGTCGATAGGGGGCTTCTCCGTCACCATTCTGTAGATGGATGCGAATTTCTTCCAAACTGTAGGAAAAGGTAGTTTGTGACTAGTCGCTCTAGCACTGCAGCGCAGGTCCGGCTGTCACAGTTCTGAGCTAATACTACTAGTAACTGGTTCAGGTGATATGATATACAGGTAACTTTAAGGGGATGCCCCTGGACACTACCTATGACTGGCTTAGTCATCATTGAGCATTTTGATTGGCTATGAGCCGAAAGTGCGACCGAAAGTGACGTCACTGTATATACATTACATCTGTGCATACATAAACATAATTCTGTGCCCTAGGCAAGGTGTCCGACTAAAAATACACATCACGACAAACACGAGCAAAAATTGCCATATATCTgcttaaataaataaatagatagatctgcttggatctGAGTCTTTCAATCAAGGAAAACGTTATTACCTTTGCTAATATAAGAATGTTACGTTTTTGGGTGCGTTTGTATGGCTGTATGTTTGTATCTATGCATATATACGGTGTTTGTAATTGAACAGCAGAACTCAAGAAGGTATTTACTGATTGTTCTGAATGTTTCTTATGTGGCTGGGCCTTAATCCTTATCCTATCAAAGACATTAATAGATTTTGCCTCCCTCCTTgcggcttttcttggtactgctgCAGAACTTTTCtatctcgtgttctgtacaTATCTATTGTCAGGATTTTGGGGTTGTATATACTAGTAGCTCTTGCGCTCGGGAAGAAGAGACATAAGTTTAGGCGCCCTCTTGCAACTCTCTTCGGAATTGTATGGGATTTTCAATCGCAGATTTTGAAACAGGATGAGTCAAGGAGAGATAAATGAATTTTCTAAATTTCTAatttgtaggtacctttaaatTTGATATGACAATTAGGACttgttttgcatgattaattagtgaggaaaaattatatttcaattgGGCTGGATGACTTCCTACTCATTACATTTGTAACTTGACAGGGACATTAATGGAAAATGCAGAtcagggccttatttgcataattaatgagaacatTGTATGCTACCTCTGCGGTAAATAATTGTGAATCATTTTCAGACGTTGTTGGGGTAATCAGGTTGCGATATTTGACGCATTGGGCTAGAGTACTTCTGGGTCATTTGCAGAGCTTCCGCCCGCGGCCGTGTCCATCCAGTGAGCGAGCAAGCGTGCGGAGTCTTTCTCATCTTTCTCCCGAAACGCCTGTTTCTATAAAACTATTCTTCAGTATAATTGCTGAGTATTGTGAGGTAAGAAGTTCTGTGCCAGCTACAGGATGTATGTGAATGTTGAAAGTACAGAAGGACTGGAAAGTAAGTCGTTTTTGTTCTAGGGTACTGCGGTTTGACAACCCGAGCAAGAGTCGAGAAGAGCAAAGTTCCTTTGGTCGGGTAGTCCAGTTTGGGGCCTCCCTTCATTACTATGGATGCTGCGAACTTGTGATAGAACCTACTAGAAGGACGCGGTAGAGCTTTATGTGttcagaaaagttttgaaaaaaactcgccagtgagatgctggaaggtgtaaGCTTTTCAAGGATGTTTTCAGATtaacaattttggcactttggaagtgatagaagCGTTTTACtaagtttctactacttttcagAGAGGCCTGGTTGTCAGAAAATCTGATGTTTCAAAGCACAagtgtttctgtgtgtgagATGATATGGTACAGTGGGATTTTTAACCCCCAATGTCATGCTGTCCATATCTCTCCATGTTGTTAccctttttctttcaaaattcaTTAACACTTACGTCCTTCTATTTGTTTCACCAGCACAGAGGTGGTTTGAGCCATTTATGCCATGGCATCAACAAGTGACCGAGTGACCAGTCTAACAGTTGGGGTTTCTGTCACTAGTCTAGATCTGCcaaagtgtgaggagtgcagcaggcagttcagaaGGTGGAGTCatctaaagagacacatgcagactcacacaggggagaaaccctacaggtgtgaggagtgcagcaggcagttcagtcagctgggtaatctgaagaaacacattcGGACTCAcgcaggggaaaaaccctacaagagTGAGGAGTACGTAATGCAGTCTGACGTCCGGGTCTCAATTGCAGACTCAcacgggggagaaaccctacagataaGAGGACTGCAACAGACAGTTTGCTGTCCTATGTAACCAGTAGAGAAGCATGAAAACTCACCTACTACAAAAAATCCTCAAGAGAAGAAGCGTTTAGTGGGAAGTATGAGAAGTTTGCAaagttttgtacaataacaTCTTGGTAGCATGTTAGATTTTGTGATTTCGTACCTTCCCTCAGTTACTGCTGGACTACTGGtaatattaattgatatttttcagttttgaaGTACATTGACATTGTAAAGTTAGTCTTTTGACATACCTTATCAAGTACGTATGTTGTTTCTTTTCATACACTAGTTTTTCAGTACTATGTTATATTTAGCATATTATCATATTAACATGATTGAACCTGCTGTCTTTGGATCCCATCATTTATTCCTTAGGATAACACTACTATTTGTATTAGGGTGCTAAACTGTATGTAAATGTTAGATAAGTTAATTGGTTTGTTTTTCAACTCTTAAGATTTCAAAAATAAAGTTCTTTGTTATAACACTGAAGAAAATCATCTTAATTTGACAAAGAAACTTTTTGTGATTATTATAGCATGGGAGGGTTTGTCACCGTCGCTTTCAATTCTTAAAATTAAGTTGCACTAGTTCTCTGCAAGGTTTTTTTGTGACTCTACTGATTGCCTGCATCTTATGGAGTCTAAAGCATTAAAATActttcttggtgggattttGGTGAAATCTGAGTGCTTTTGGTGTAGCTATGGCAGGACAGGCATTAGACTTGTTGAATAATtgattacaaatgtagatgcaaaaaaaaaggactCATCCTCGTTGGGTTTTTGCACTCCCTTGAGATAGTGGAAATGATCGTCAGCTGGCTGTTTGAAGCCTAAAGGACTAATCCAAGGGCTCTGGTTAGGGGGTTTAGCCTAGCACCCCTTCCAATAGCAGAGGAGGCCCAATCAGCCCCTGTTAGCGAGAAATTGTGTAACACCGGCTAGGGTGGGTTTATTTGCAAAAGAAAATAGCTGTATAGAATTTTGGGGAAATGCATTTGATTTGGCATTAACAGGGTAAGGTTCATTGAGGATAAGCTTTTATGGTCATAAGTTTTGATCCCTGAGATAATACCGAATTATTTTTCTCCACTTTCCATTAGAATTTGCATACATTACTGGCATATAAAAGAACAGTTGCATCCTAGTATGGTAAATAAAAGTATTTAAAATTCCCGCCAATGAAGCTTCACGAACGATTTCATAAGGAAACAAAGATTGGGGTCCTTACCAACTTTTTAATAAATTATATTTACCTTCATTTGAAGCACATCAAGCAAAATTCAGATA belongs to Branchiostoma lanceolatum isolate klBraLanc5 chromosome 15, klBraLanc5.hap2, whole genome shotgun sequence and includes:
- the LOC136420911 gene encoding uncharacterized protein isoform X2, translated to MVTEKPPIDSDGYFSRRRGHGNFALASLVQLLTACMSVIIIVLVIQEGARLRERVAVQGREIEELSTLKDAVSDYQKKVVDYDKQVAAMNAQREVEVTFLKERLQALEAKIQTQCRNQQEGPGKSGVGHRVKRVVNSVTWPAGYGAGACLQGPPGIPGRDGRDGMPGRDCPCGSNKDVDECASNNGGCAQNCTNTVGSFVCSCRDGFVLNSDGLSCDDVDECAANNGGCYQNCTNTVGSFFCSCGGDYVSNTSGLAGGALPSCKAYITAGLSHGDGQYIVQPDPYSESFSVYCDQTTLGGGWMRFYYKDGPNTCHNYQGITWTGCIIDKIGATDFLVSDDITTGNTDQSWLFRGFGLKSLVCYNSPCSSYATLEDLYGINTLQGVANLGNCRTPSGSQWSQGYTGSYVFLNGTLETLGSWTKMRVGCNHPYTYAAVGQVTKIRFGGGPYHSGEFVHSSCNAYAINYQNSITSRWNTNNVRVMWIR
- the LOC136420911 gene encoding uncharacterized protein isoform X1, whose protein sequence is MVTEKPPIDSDGYFSRRRGHGNFALASLVQLLTACMSVIIIVLVIQEGARLRERVAVQGREIEELSTLKDAVSDYQKKVVDYDKQVAAMNAQREVEVTFLKERLQALEAKIQTQCRNQQEGPGKSGVGHRVKRVVNSVTWPAGYGAGACLQGPPGIPGRDGRDGMPGRDCPCGSNKDVDECASKNGGCAQTCTNTVGSFVCSCRDGFVLNADGLSCDDVDECASNNGGCAQNCTNTVGSFVCSCRDGFVLNSDGLSCDDVDECAANNGGCYQNCTNTVGSFFCSCGGDYVSNTSGLAGGALPSCKAYITAGLSHGDGQYIVQPDPYSESFSVYCDQTTLGGGWMRFYYKDGPNTCHNYQGITWTGCIIDKIGATDFLVSDDITTGNTDQSWLFRGFGLKSLVCYNSPCSSYATLEDLYGINTLQGVANLGNCRTPSGSQWSQGYTGSYVFLNGTLETLGSWTKMRVGCNHPYTYAAVGQVTKIRFGGGPYHSGEFVHSSCNAYAINYQNSITSRWNTNNVRVMWIR